A window of Mytilus edulis chromosome 10, xbMytEdul2.2, whole genome shotgun sequence contains these coding sequences:
- the LOC139491093 gene encoding ensconsin-like isoform X18 gives MAEIAESETDNQPDLHNGQTNTQFLTKNGEKMDVDNKTDSMETENMVNSKVPSAGPEGDSIETIGNGPKYDDIKISKDGDNFVNIDAVKKPFSDFIHLDNMSALSGDSGGIQDTHSIASMTASGTSSSNKSPNHKADTDKEKDHVKKEKEKEREDKIRQQKEKLAEERQKKLEEMKEQQRLAQEKREKQLELRRLKIEELRRRDDERRHAVEERRRRQETEEMARRESIIQKSAERITRFEQWKASGRKGGSRLSYGFGSRTPRDVCVPFDRRRSSSHTGLSRHSPNGSDSDYYRPQRRAVSACSAVRRHCCIDINRLTALNTISEKRRSFLAGNGPPPTRPKSSINLNTKENIKLRERSTPRKPRPSSVATSMPSFMHVESPSPKMRSKSSDRVNRDKSKGTVPPQPKFTPKKEKDALNKQEKSNDKKDDKKKFDPRILLAEKRKAEQQKKAEEAKREGSPEKTDKSKMKMSQSSIDRLSAPKQVKVKEDTPTKQEPVKATHVKKPPTVPRTKTPEVPRTKTPAVSRTKTPEAPRTKTPAVPRTKTLAVPRTKTSVKKAKPTKQKGKENKETSMKDKKTGKSEKISSTEKLDVKEEGKPRSKPSTPTKQVRSKSGSPSKMQVSFDSSLVSSTDAISNDQLFESIEDETLPDLGDSSPDHSASSDREGLKVENLDDSLNKSIEEIQDMEIVAGNFEGEKEGVVEKSSSPMPDVVPHVEESKNESDEEKVVKSIPVILEPAVTSTPSREARDLSPASKAGTPASASKSQKELELEEYRAKLAEKRRQAREKAEREAEIERQKQEQLRLEEEERQRKEEEEEKKIEEEAERLAEEARRMEGERLRKAIEAEELRKKEEAERTEQEKLAREEAERKQKEEAERMEKERIEKIKRDDEERTERKKKLAAIMSKVKSDKNLASHGSDSNLSSMSMSQSLTNLVSNEEEQPKEELTVTTDSTPKFKSPLLQKLAENKQNGGETPKFKSPLLQSLLGKKGRLAEKLEAEKSETETDSDRSDTDTKVSTETREISHISADCNSDASDSSDNNSVINADTLNNGIHNGHIKELVDSSISMRTVDSLGTSVTDSSLYGSLTDSATTADHKFEQIIDLAVTNAKYNTSDDLLNCNTNITFDNNQEEETLPKPIIAFEENATRRQEVADFL, from the exons atcttCACAATGGACAAACTAATacacaatttttaacaaaaaatggagaaaaaatgGATGTAGACAACAAAACGgattccatggaaacagaaaatatGGTTAATAGTAAAGTCCCGTCAGCCGGACCTGAAGGAGATAGTATTGAAACAATTGGCAATGGTCCTAAATATGACGATATTAAAATCTCCAAAGACGGTGATAATTTTGTGAATATTGACGCTGTGAAAAAGCCGTTTTCTGATTTTATACATTTGGATAATATGTCGGCATTGTCTGGTGACAGTGGCGGAATACAGGATACACACTCCATAGCCAGTATGACAGCATCTGGAACAAGTTCTAGTAATAAAAGTCCAAATCATAAAGCAGACACTGACAAAGAAAAAG ATCatgtcaaaaaagaaaaagagaaagaAAGGGAAGACAAAATAAGACAACAGAAGGAAAAACTGGCAGAAGAGAGACAGAAAAAGTTGGAGGAAATGAAAGAACAACAAAGACTTGCTCAAGAAAAGAGAGAGAAACAGTTGGAACTGAGACGATTAAAGATAGAGGAGCTGAGACGAAGAGATGATGAAAGAAGGCATGCAGTAGAAGAAAGAAGAAGGCGTCAAGAAACAGAAGAAATG gcAAGAAGAGAATCCATTATCCAGAAATCCGCAGAAAGAATAACAAGATTTGAACAGTGGAAAGCTAGTGGTAGAAAAGGAGGTAGTAGATTATCCTATGGCTTTGGAAGTCGTACGCCGCGTGATGTGTGTGTACCTTTCGATCGGCGACGGTCCTCCTCACATACTGGGCTGAGCAGGCACTCGCCAAATGGTTCTGACTCTGACTACTATAGACCACAACGCAGGGCTGTTTCAGCCTGCAGTGCGGTCAGACGGCACTGCTGTATTGATATTAACCGCCTCACTG CTCTCAACACCATCTCCGAAAAACGTCGATCTTTTCTAGCTGGTAATGGACCTCCCCCAACACGCCCAAAGAGCAGTATCAACTTAAACACTAAGGAAAACATCAAACTGCGAGAGAGATCCACACCACGAAAACCACGTCCTTCCAGTGTGGCAACTTCCATGCCTAGTTTTATGCATGTGGAGTCTCCATCACCAAAGATGAGAAGTAAAAGTAGTGATAGAGTAAACAGAG ATAAATCTAAAGGAACAGTGCCACCTCAGCCTAAGTTTACACCAAAGAAGGAGAAAGATGCTCTCAATAAACAAGAGAAGAGCAATGATAAGAAA gACGACAAGAAGAAATTTGACCCCAGAATATTATTGGCAGAGAAGAGGAAAGCTGAACAACAGAAGAAAGCAGAAGAGGCCAAAAGAGAAGGCTCACCTGAGAAAACTGACAAATCCAAAATGAAGATGTCACAGAGTTCCATTGACAGACTTTCGGCACCAAaacaggtcaaggtcaaagaagATACACCCACCAAACAAGAACCAGTCAAAGCAACACAT GTCAAAAAGCCACCTACAGTACCTCGTACCAAAACCCCAGAAGTACCTCGAACTAAAACCCCAGCAGTATCTCGTACCAAAACCCCAGAAGCACCTCGAACTAAAACCCCAGCAGTACCTCGTACTAAAACCCTAGCAGTTCCCCGTACTAAAACCTCAGTTAAGAAG gcCAAGCCTACCAAGCAGAAAggaaaagaaaacaaagaaacatcTATGAAAGACAAAAAGACTGGGAAATCTGAAAAGATTTCTAGTACAGAAAAGTTGGATGTTAAAGAAGAGGGCAAACCTCGAAGTAAACCTTCTACTCCAACAAAACAAGTTCGCTCTAAGAGTGGCAGTCCTTCTAAGATGCAGGTTTCGTTTGATTCCTCCCTTGTTTCTTCTACTGATGCTATCAGCAATGATCAGCTTTTTGAATCAATAGAAGATGAAACTCTTCCCGATTTGGGAGATTCTTCCCCTGACCATTCAGCATCATCAGATAGAGAGGGACTGAAAGTTGAAAATCTAGACGACAGCCTCAACAAAAGTATCGAAGAAATTCAAGACATGGAAATTGTGGCTGGTAATTTTGAAGGTGAAAAGGAAGGTGTGGTAGAAAAGAGCAGTTCTCCAATGCCAGATGTTGTGCCACATGTCGAGGAATCAAAGAACGAAAGTGATGAGGAAAAGGTTGTAAAGTCGATTCCCGTGATTCTGGAGCCAGCGGTAACTTCTACTCCTTCCAGAGAGGCGAGAGATTTATCACCAGCCTCTAAAGCCGGTACACCTGCATCAGCCTCTAAGTCACAGAAAGAACTGGAACTGGAAGAATACAGAGCTAAACTAGCTGAGAAGAGAAGACAAGCCAGAGAAAAGGCTGAACGGGAAGCAGAAATTGAGAGACAAAAACAAGAACAACTAAG ACTTGAGGAAGAAGAAAGGCAAAGaaaggaagaagaggaagaaaaGAAAATTGAGGAAGAAGCAGAAAGATTAGCTGAGGAGGCTAGAAGAATGGAGGGTGAGAGATTGAGAAAAGCTATTGAAGCAGAGGAACTGAGGAAAAAAGAGGAAGCTGAAAGGACTGAACAAGAAAAATTAGCT aggGAAGAGGCTGAAAGAAAACAGAAAGAAGAAGCAGAGAGAATGGAGAaagaaagaatagagaaaattaaGAGAGATGATGAGGAGAGAACAGAAAGGAAAAAG aaactaGCTGCAATTATGTCCAAAGTTAAATCAGATAAAAATCTGGCTTCACAT GGATCCGATTCAAACTTGTCCTCAATGTCCATGTCACAGAGTTTGACCAACCTGGTTTCAAATGAAGAGGAACAACCCAAAGAAGAACTTACAGTCACAACAGATTCTACTCCAAAATTCAAATCCCCTTTGTTACAAAAACTggctgaaaataaacaaaatggggGTGAAACTCCAAAATTCAAATCTCCACTTTTACAAAGTTTATTAGGAAAGAAAGGACGATTGGCAGAAAAACTGGAAGCCGAAAAATCGGAAACAGAAACTGACTCTGATAGAAGTGATACAGACACAAAAGTTTCTACAGAAACAAGGGAGATAAGTCATATAAGTGCTGATTGTAATAGTGACGCTAGTGATAGTAGCGACAATAATTCTGTGATAAACGCTGATACGTTAAACAATGGTATTCATAACGGACATATAAAAGAATTGGTAGATTCTAG
- the LOC139491093 gene encoding MAP7 domain-containing protein 1-like isoform X23, translating to MAEIAESETDNQPDLHNGQTNTQFLTKNGEKMDVDNKTDSMETENMVNSKVPSAGPEGDSIETIGNGPKYDDIKISKDGDNFVNIDAVKKPFSDFIHLDNMSALSGDSGGIQDTHSIASMTASGTSSSNKSPNHKADTDKEKGQILVSAGRSDMINLNGKVLAIDHVKKEKEKEREDKIRQQKEKLAEERQKKLEEMKEQQRLAQEKREKQLELRRLKIEELRRRDDERRHAVEERRRRQETEEMARRESIIQKSAERITRFEQWKASGRKGGSFGGGTPPNKHLSMSTSVLYNKRSSDIGGSTGNLSVNNRPGSLLAGNGPPPTRPKSSINLNTKENIKLRERSTPRKPRPSSVATSMPSFMHVESPSPKMRSKSSDRVNRDKSKGTVPPQPKFTPKKEKDALNKQEKSNDKKDDKKKFDPRILLAEKRKAEQQKKAEEAKREGSPEKTDKSKMKMSQSSIDRLSAPKQVKVKEDTPTKQEPVKATHVKKPPTVPRTKTPEVPRTKTPAVSRTKTPEAPRTKTPAVPRTKTLAVPRTKTSVKKAKPTKQKGKENKETSMKDKKTGKSEKISSTEKLDVKEEGKPRSKPSTPTKQVRSKSGSPSKMQVSFDSSLVSSTDAISNDQLFESIEDETLPDLGDSSPDHSASSDREGLKVENLDDSLNKSIEEIQDMEIVAGNFEGEKEGVVEKSSSPMPDVVPHVEESKNESDEEKVVKSIPVILEPAVTSTPSREARDLSPASKAGTPASASKSQKELELEEYRAKLAEKRRQAREKAEREAEIERQKQEQLRLEEEERQRKEEEEEKKIEEEAERLAEEARRMEGERLRKAIEAEELRKKEEAERTEQEKLAREEAERKQKEEAERMEKERIEKIKRDDEERTERKKKLAAIMSKVKSDKNLASHGSDSNLSSMSMSQSLTNLVSNEEEQPKEELTVTTDSTPKFKSPLLQKLAENKQNGGETPKFKSPLLQSLLGKKGRLAEKLEAEKSETETDSDRSDTDTKVSTETREISHISADCNSDASDSSDNNSVINADTLNNGIHNGHIKELVDSSISMRTVDSLGTSVTDSSLYGSLTDSATTADHKFEQIIDLAVTNAKYNTSDDLLNCNTNITFDNNQEEETLPKPIIAFEENATRRQEVADFL from the exons atcttCACAATGGACAAACTAATacacaatttttaacaaaaaatggagaaaaaatgGATGTAGACAACAAAACGgattccatggaaacagaaaatatGGTTAATAGTAAAGTCCCGTCAGCCGGACCTGAAGGAGATAGTATTGAAACAATTGGCAATGGTCCTAAATATGACGATATTAAAATCTCCAAAGACGGTGATAATTTTGTGAATATTGACGCTGTGAAAAAGCCGTTTTCTGATTTTATACATTTGGATAATATGTCGGCATTGTCTGGTGACAGTGGCGGAATACAGGATACACACTCCATAGCCAGTATGACAGCATCTGGAACAAGTTCTAGTAATAAAAGTCCAAATCATAAAGCAGACACTGACAAAGAAAAAG GCCAAATTTTAGTTTCTGCTGGAAGATCAGACATGATCAATCTAAATGGAAAGGTTTTAGCTATAG ATCatgtcaaaaaagaaaaagagaaagaAAGGGAAGACAAAATAAGACAACAGAAGGAAAAACTGGCAGAAGAGAGACAGAAAAAGTTGGAGGAAATGAAAGAACAACAAAGACTTGCTCAAGAAAAGAGAGAGAAACAGTTGGAACTGAGACGATTAAAGATAGAGGAGCTGAGACGAAGAGATGATGAAAGAAGGCATGCAGTAGAAGAAAGAAGAAGGCGTCAAGAAACAGAAGAAATG gcAAGAAGAGAATCCATTATCCAGAAATCCGCAGAAAGAATAACAAGATTTGAACAGTGGAAAGCTAGTGGTAGAAAAGGAG GGTCATTTGGAGGCGGTACCCCACCCAATAAGCACCTGTCCATGTCTACAAGTGTTTTATATAATAAACGCAGCTCTGATATCGGCGGCAGCACAGGGAACCTGAGTGTCAACAATCGACCAGGGTCCCTCCTTG CTGGTAATGGACCTCCCCCAACACGCCCAAAGAGCAGTATCAACTTAAACACTAAGGAAAACATCAAACTGCGAGAGAGATCCACACCACGAAAACCACGTCCTTCCAGTGTGGCAACTTCCATGCCTAGTTTTATGCATGTGGAGTCTCCATCACCAAAGATGAGAAGTAAAAGTAGTGATAGAGTAAACAGAG ATAAATCTAAAGGAACAGTGCCACCTCAGCCTAAGTTTACACCAAAGAAGGAGAAAGATGCTCTCAATAAACAAGAGAAGAGCAATGATAAGAAA gACGACAAGAAGAAATTTGACCCCAGAATATTATTGGCAGAGAAGAGGAAAGCTGAACAACAGAAGAAAGCAGAAGAGGCCAAAAGAGAAGGCTCACCTGAGAAAACTGACAAATCCAAAATGAAGATGTCACAGAGTTCCATTGACAGACTTTCGGCACCAAaacaggtcaaggtcaaagaagATACACCCACCAAACAAGAACCAGTCAAAGCAACACAT GTCAAAAAGCCACCTACAGTACCTCGTACCAAAACCCCAGAAGTACCTCGAACTAAAACCCCAGCAGTATCTCGTACCAAAACCCCAGAAGCACCTCGAACTAAAACCCCAGCAGTACCTCGTACTAAAACCCTAGCAGTTCCCCGTACTAAAACCTCAGTTAAGAAG gcCAAGCCTACCAAGCAGAAAggaaaagaaaacaaagaaacatcTATGAAAGACAAAAAGACTGGGAAATCTGAAAAGATTTCTAGTACAGAAAAGTTGGATGTTAAAGAAGAGGGCAAACCTCGAAGTAAACCTTCTACTCCAACAAAACAAGTTCGCTCTAAGAGTGGCAGTCCTTCTAAGATGCAGGTTTCGTTTGATTCCTCCCTTGTTTCTTCTACTGATGCTATCAGCAATGATCAGCTTTTTGAATCAATAGAAGATGAAACTCTTCCCGATTTGGGAGATTCTTCCCCTGACCATTCAGCATCATCAGATAGAGAGGGACTGAAAGTTGAAAATCTAGACGACAGCCTCAACAAAAGTATCGAAGAAATTCAAGACATGGAAATTGTGGCTGGTAATTTTGAAGGTGAAAAGGAAGGTGTGGTAGAAAAGAGCAGTTCTCCAATGCCAGATGTTGTGCCACATGTCGAGGAATCAAAGAACGAAAGTGATGAGGAAAAGGTTGTAAAGTCGATTCCCGTGATTCTGGAGCCAGCGGTAACTTCTACTCCTTCCAGAGAGGCGAGAGATTTATCACCAGCCTCTAAAGCCGGTACACCTGCATCAGCCTCTAAGTCACAGAAAGAACTGGAACTGGAAGAATACAGAGCTAAACTAGCTGAGAAGAGAAGACAAGCCAGAGAAAAGGCTGAACGGGAAGCAGAAATTGAGAGACAAAAACAAGAACAACTAAG ACTTGAGGAAGAAGAAAGGCAAAGaaaggaagaagaggaagaaaaGAAAATTGAGGAAGAAGCAGAAAGATTAGCTGAGGAGGCTAGAAGAATGGAGGGTGAGAGATTGAGAAAAGCTATTGAAGCAGAGGAACTGAGGAAAAAAGAGGAAGCTGAAAGGACTGAACAAGAAAAATTAGCT aggGAAGAGGCTGAAAGAAAACAGAAAGAAGAAGCAGAGAGAATGGAGAaagaaagaatagagaaaattaaGAGAGATGATGAGGAGAGAACAGAAAGGAAAAAG aaactaGCTGCAATTATGTCCAAAGTTAAATCAGATAAAAATCTGGCTTCACAT GGATCCGATTCAAACTTGTCCTCAATGTCCATGTCACAGAGTTTGACCAACCTGGTTTCAAATGAAGAGGAACAACCCAAAGAAGAACTTACAGTCACAACAGATTCTACTCCAAAATTCAAATCCCCTTTGTTACAAAAACTggctgaaaataaacaaaatggggGTGAAACTCCAAAATTCAAATCTCCACTTTTACAAAGTTTATTAGGAAAGAAAGGACGATTGGCAGAAAAACTGGAAGCCGAAAAATCGGAAACAGAAACTGACTCTGATAGAAGTGATACAGACACAAAAGTTTCTACAGAAACAAGGGAGATAAGTCATATAAGTGCTGATTGTAATAGTGACGCTAGTGATAGTAGCGACAATAATTCTGTGATAAACGCTGATACGTTAAACAATGGTATTCATAACGGACATATAAAAGAATTGGTAGATTCTAG
- the LOC139491093 gene encoding ensconsin-like isoform X41, giving the protein MAEIAESETDNQPDLHNGQTNTQFLTKNGEKMDVDNKTDSMETENMVNSKVPSAGPEGDSIETIGNGPKYDDIKISKDGDNFVNIDAVKKPFSDFIHLDNMSALSGDSGGIQDTHSIASMTASGTSSSNKSPNHKADTDKEKDHVKKEKEKEREDKIRQQKEKLAEERQKKLEEMKEQQRLAQEKREKQLELRRLKIEELRRRDDERRHAVEERRRRQETEEMARRESIIQKSAERITRFEQWKASGRKGGSRLSYGFGSRTPRDVCVPFDRRRSSSHTGLSRHSPNGSDSDYYRPQRRAVSACSAVRRHCCIDINRLTAGNGPPPTRPKSSINLNTKENIKLRERSTPRKPRPSSVATSMPSFMHVESPSPKMRSKSSDRVNRDKSKGTVPPQPKFTPKKEKDALNKQEKSNDKKDDKKKFDPRILLAEKRKAEQQKKAEEAKREGSPEKTDKSKMKMSQSSIDRLSAPKQVKVKEDTPTKQEPVKATHAKPTKQKGKENKETSMKDKKTGKSEKISSTEKLDVKEEGKPRSKPSTPTKQVRSKSGSPSKMQVSFDSSLVSSTDAISNDQLFESIEDETLPDLGDSSPDHSASSDREGLKVENLDDSLNKSIEEIQDMEIVAGNFEGEKEGVVEKSSSPMPDVVPHVEESKNESDEEKVVKSIPVILEPAVTSTPSREARDLSPASKAGTPASASKSQKELELEEYRAKLAEKRRQAREKAEREAEIERQKQEQLRLEEEERQRKEEEEEKKIEEEAERLAEEARRMEGERLRKAIEAEELRKKEEAERTEQEKLAREEAERKQKEEAERMEKERIEKIKRDDEERTERKKKLAAIMSKVKSDKNLASHGSDSNLSSMSMSQSLTNLVSNEEEQPKEELTVTTDSTPKFKSPLLQKLAENKQNGGETPKFKSPLLQSLLGKKGRLAEKLEAEKSETETDSDRSDTDTKVSTETREISHISADCNSDASDSSDNNSVINADTLNNGIHNGHIKELVDSSISMRTVDSLGTSVTDSSLYGSLTDSATTADHKFEQIIDLAVTNAKYNTSDDLLNCNTNITFDNNQEEETLPKPIIAFEENATRRQEVADFL; this is encoded by the exons atcttCACAATGGACAAACTAATacacaatttttaacaaaaaatggagaaaaaatgGATGTAGACAACAAAACGgattccatggaaacagaaaatatGGTTAATAGTAAAGTCCCGTCAGCCGGACCTGAAGGAGATAGTATTGAAACAATTGGCAATGGTCCTAAATATGACGATATTAAAATCTCCAAAGACGGTGATAATTTTGTGAATATTGACGCTGTGAAAAAGCCGTTTTCTGATTTTATACATTTGGATAATATGTCGGCATTGTCTGGTGACAGTGGCGGAATACAGGATACACACTCCATAGCCAGTATGACAGCATCTGGAACAAGTTCTAGTAATAAAAGTCCAAATCATAAAGCAGACACTGACAAAGAAAAAG ATCatgtcaaaaaagaaaaagagaaagaAAGGGAAGACAAAATAAGACAACAGAAGGAAAAACTGGCAGAAGAGAGACAGAAAAAGTTGGAGGAAATGAAAGAACAACAAAGACTTGCTCAAGAAAAGAGAGAGAAACAGTTGGAACTGAGACGATTAAAGATAGAGGAGCTGAGACGAAGAGATGATGAAAGAAGGCATGCAGTAGAAGAAAGAAGAAGGCGTCAAGAAACAGAAGAAATG gcAAGAAGAGAATCCATTATCCAGAAATCCGCAGAAAGAATAACAAGATTTGAACAGTGGAAAGCTAGTGGTAGAAAAGGAGGTAGTAGATTATCCTATGGCTTTGGAAGTCGTACGCCGCGTGATGTGTGTGTACCTTTCGATCGGCGACGGTCCTCCTCACATACTGGGCTGAGCAGGCACTCGCCAAATGGTTCTGACTCTGACTACTATAGACCACAACGCAGGGCTGTTTCAGCCTGCAGTGCGGTCAGACGGCACTGCTGTATTGATATTAACCGCCTCACTG CTGGTAATGGACCTCCCCCAACACGCCCAAAGAGCAGTATCAACTTAAACACTAAGGAAAACATCAAACTGCGAGAGAGATCCACACCACGAAAACCACGTCCTTCCAGTGTGGCAACTTCCATGCCTAGTTTTATGCATGTGGAGTCTCCATCACCAAAGATGAGAAGTAAAAGTAGTGATAGAGTAAACAGAG ATAAATCTAAAGGAACAGTGCCACCTCAGCCTAAGTTTACACCAAAGAAGGAGAAAGATGCTCTCAATAAACAAGAGAAGAGCAATGATAAGAAA gACGACAAGAAGAAATTTGACCCCAGAATATTATTGGCAGAGAAGAGGAAAGCTGAACAACAGAAGAAAGCAGAAGAGGCCAAAAGAGAAGGCTCACCTGAGAAAACTGACAAATCCAAAATGAAGATGTCACAGAGTTCCATTGACAGACTTTCGGCACCAAaacaggtcaaggtcaaagaagATACACCCACCAAACAAGAACCAGTCAAAGCAACACAT gcCAAGCCTACCAAGCAGAAAggaaaagaaaacaaagaaacatcTATGAAAGACAAAAAGACTGGGAAATCTGAAAAGATTTCTAGTACAGAAAAGTTGGATGTTAAAGAAGAGGGCAAACCTCGAAGTAAACCTTCTACTCCAACAAAACAAGTTCGCTCTAAGAGTGGCAGTCCTTCTAAGATGCAGGTTTCGTTTGATTCCTCCCTTGTTTCTTCTACTGATGCTATCAGCAATGATCAGCTTTTTGAATCAATAGAAGATGAAACTCTTCCCGATTTGGGAGATTCTTCCCCTGACCATTCAGCATCATCAGATAGAGAGGGACTGAAAGTTGAAAATCTAGACGACAGCCTCAACAAAAGTATCGAAGAAATTCAAGACATGGAAATTGTGGCTGGTAATTTTGAAGGTGAAAAGGAAGGTGTGGTAGAAAAGAGCAGTTCTCCAATGCCAGATGTTGTGCCACATGTCGAGGAATCAAAGAACGAAAGTGATGAGGAAAAGGTTGTAAAGTCGATTCCCGTGATTCTGGAGCCAGCGGTAACTTCTACTCCTTCCAGAGAGGCGAGAGATTTATCACCAGCCTCTAAAGCCGGTACACCTGCATCAGCCTCTAAGTCACAGAAAGAACTGGAACTGGAAGAATACAGAGCTAAACTAGCTGAGAAGAGAAGACAAGCCAGAGAAAAGGCTGAACGGGAAGCAGAAATTGAGAGACAAAAACAAGAACAACTAAG ACTTGAGGAAGAAGAAAGGCAAAGaaaggaagaagaggaagaaaaGAAAATTGAGGAAGAAGCAGAAAGATTAGCTGAGGAGGCTAGAAGAATGGAGGGTGAGAGATTGAGAAAAGCTATTGAAGCAGAGGAACTGAGGAAAAAAGAGGAAGCTGAAAGGACTGAACAAGAAAAATTAGCT aggGAAGAGGCTGAAAGAAAACAGAAAGAAGAAGCAGAGAGAATGGAGAaagaaagaatagagaaaattaaGAGAGATGATGAGGAGAGAACAGAAAGGAAAAAG aaactaGCTGCAATTATGTCCAAAGTTAAATCAGATAAAAATCTGGCTTCACAT GGATCCGATTCAAACTTGTCCTCAATGTCCATGTCACAGAGTTTGACCAACCTGGTTTCAAATGAAGAGGAACAACCCAAAGAAGAACTTACAGTCACAACAGATTCTACTCCAAAATTCAAATCCCCTTTGTTACAAAAACTggctgaaaataaacaaaatggggGTGAAACTCCAAAATTCAAATCTCCACTTTTACAAAGTTTATTAGGAAAGAAAGGACGATTGGCAGAAAAACTGGAAGCCGAAAAATCGGAAACAGAAACTGACTCTGATAGAAGTGATACAGACACAAAAGTTTCTACAGAAACAAGGGAGATAAGTCATATAAGTGCTGATTGTAATAGTGACGCTAGTGATAGTAGCGACAATAATTCTGTGATAAACGCTGATACGTTAAACAATGGTATTCATAACGGACATATAAAAGAATTGGTAGATTCTAG